In Candidatus Chlamydia sanziniae, one genomic interval encodes:
- a CDS encoding tyrosine-type recombinase/integrase yields MLKQTLPDNVSHHEVQRVKIEYIWGELKKITLEEAISTWITSLNSHTARSYKGAMLALSKLGFLSLTMSLQEFSLLNHNIIIDSIKQLPTEIIPWSEGTKQVRAACYISLTKFLHRATSGLINIAQPSHQESTKTFYKVRDLVKTHAMNRENKQLFLTKLKTINYRDWLIAQAILQGAKRVSEVLILTTNQISFQDGTISFFQTKSRGLEKITVITYPQRFMNLLSLYIKNRSGIVFITKPGKSVGLKQVASSFAKAGKLAGILFKVTPHVLRVTAVTEYKHFGCSDSDIMKITGHSSSKMIYAYDKSARSNNASQKITLI; encoded by the coding sequence ATTCTTAAACAAACATTACCTGATAATGTATCCCATCATGAGGTTCAACGAGTAAAGATTGAATATATTTGGGGTGAACTGAAAAAGATTACACTAGAAGAAGCTATCTCCACGTGGATAACTTCTCTAAACAGTCATACAGCAAGATCTTATAAAGGAGCAATGCTTGCGTTAAGCAAGCTTGGATTTTTATCCCTAACAATGTCATTACAAGAATTTTCATTGCTCAATCACAATATTATTATAGACTCAATTAAACAACTACCTACAGAAATAATCCCTTGGTCCGAAGGGACAAAACAAGTAAGAGCTGCTTGTTACATTTCTTTAACCAAATTTTTACATAGAGCAACCTCAGGACTGATAAATATAGCTCAACCATCACACCAAGAATCTACAAAGACGTTTTACAAAGTTAGGGATCTTGTCAAAACTCATGCAATGAATAGAGAAAATAAACAGCTTTTTCTCACAAAATTGAAAACGATTAATTATCGTGACTGGTTAATTGCTCAAGCTATTTTACAAGGAGCTAAGCGAGTTAGCGAAGTTCTCATCTTAACAACTAATCAAATATCATTTCAAGATGGCACCATTTCTTTCTTCCAAACAAAAAGCCGTGGATTAGAAAAAATAACTGTTATCACATATCCTCAAAGATTCATGAACTTACTAAGTCTTTACATAAAAAATCGTTCTGGAATTGTGTTCATTACTAAACCAGGAAAATCTGTCGGACTAAAACAGGTGGCTAGTTCGTTTGCTAAAGCTGGAAAACTAGCTGGTATTCTTTTTAAAGTTACACCACACGTACTTCGCGTAACCGCGGTGACCGAATACAAACATTTTGGATGTTCAGATTCAGATATAATGAAGATTACAGGACACTCTTCATCGAAGATGATTTATGCGTATGATAAATCTGCACGATCAAATAATGCGTCGCAAAAAATTACATTAATTTAA
- a CDS encoding tyrosine-type recombinase/integrase, which produces MSNLSHFHRSRLFLTVFEATSVWLATLSPITGKNYSSGIKFLVANGILNPLMKLEDLTCVDHSDILYKIKSLTHTHNGKSISEASRQARAACYISFTKFLCRLTKGMIKQAVPSRDFGSATFYKIRDKVKTEFISKREWLLFCDSLKKISYRDYLIGKLIIQGVRKLSEVVSVRTEDVSFSQNRISFKIKKRQNRIREVKVTYPTFLMEELKEYIGSREGWVFVSDEGQRVAINQIYYYFKLAENDIQLPVKVTPHVLRASALAYLKRSGFADVDIMRISCLSSPEMMLAYDSLSETNLTTQLPLIF; this is translated from the coding sequence ATGAGCAATTTAAGTCACTTTCATAGAAGCAGATTGTTTCTAACAGTATTTGAAGCTACTAGTGTGTGGTTAGCAACTTTATCTCCAATTACTGGGAAAAACTACTCTTCAGGAATTAAGTTTCTTGTAGCTAATGGTATTTTAAATCCATTAATGAAATTGGAAGACTTAACATGCGTGGATCATTCCGATATTTTATATAAAATTAAATCTTTGACACACACTCATAATGGAAAATCTATCTCTGAAGCTTCGAGACAAGCAAGAGCTGCTTGCTATATTTCTTTTACTAAGTTTCTATGCAGACTTACTAAAGGAATGATTAAACAGGCAGTCCCGTCTAGAGATTTTGGTAGCGCGACATTTTATAAAATTAGAGACAAAGTAAAAACAGAATTTATTTCTAAGAGAGAATGGTTATTATTTTGTGATTCCTTAAAAAAAATTAGCTATCGTGATTACTTGATAGGAAAATTAATAATACAAGGAGTACGAAAGTTGTCAGAAGTAGTTTCTGTGCGCACTGAAGATGTTTCTTTTTCACAGAATCGGATCTCATTTAAAATAAAGAAAAGGCAAAACAGGATACGAGAAGTAAAGGTGACTTATCCGACTTTTTTGATGGAAGAGCTAAAAGAATACATTGGTTCCAGAGAAGGCTGGGTGTTTGTTTCAGATGAAGGACAGAGGGTTGCTATTAACCAGATTTACTATTATTTTAAGTTAGCTGAAAATGATATTCAATTACCTGTTAAGGTTACACCACATGTACTCCGTGCTAGCGCTTTAGCCTATTTAAAGAGAAGTGGTTTTGCGGATGTGGATATTATGAGAATTTCATGTTTGTCTTCACCAGAAATGATGTTAGCCTACGATAGTTTATCTGAAACTAATTTAACTACGCAATTACCGCTTATTTTTTGA
- a CDS encoding CT583 family protein — protein MNKLVKEAALFFQKNQKSLEEEFQKKNMSESTFIVSLNPNESEQLNNLFVDEVASSCKDYSKILHSIKTLTCQIKSIQKQHVLLIGEKIYKARKLFQILGSSEGTFSSWIDLVFHTKSSAYNALAYYELFINLPNKESQCLLQSIPYKAAYLLASRKGPIGDKITVIKKIQGLSNTAAIALLNKYLPSLREAHSDCLDSEVLANKLISNKLLDLLKIVSCDVRLSPYNLNLLQQLFNSTIQEKDK, from the coding sequence GTGAATAAATTGGTTAAAGAAGCTGCTCTTTTTTTTCAAAAAAACCAAAAAAGTTTGGAGGAAGAATTTCAAAAAAAAAACATGTCTGAGAGTACTTTTATTGTTTCCCTTAATCCTAATGAGTCGGAGCAATTAAACAATCTTTTTGTAGATGAAGTAGCCAGTTCTTGTAAGGATTATAGCAAAATCCTTCATTCTATAAAAACATTGACGTGTCAAATTAAATCCATACAAAAACAACACGTGTTGTTAATTGGAGAAAAAATTTATAAAGCTAGAAAGTTGTTTCAAATACTAGGATCATCTGAAGGAACATTTTCTTCGTGGATTGACTTAGTATTTCATACAAAGTCTTCAGCCTATAATGCCTTAGCTTATTATGAGCTATTTATCAATCTTCCAAACAAAGAATCACAATGTCTATTACAATCCATACCATACAAGGCAGCTTACTTGTTAGCTTCTAGAAAAGGACCTATAGGAGATAAAATAACGGTGATTAAGAAAATACAGGGTTTATCAAATACGGCTGCTATTGCTTTGTTGAATAAATATCTTCCATCACTTAGGGAAGCACATTCAGATTGCCTTGATTCCGAGGTGTTAGCTAACAAGCTTATATCGAATAAACTATTAGACTTATTGAAAATAGTAAGTTGTGATGTTCGTCTTTCTCCCTATAATTTAAATCTCCTCCAACAGCTGTTTAACAGCACGATTCAAGAAAAAGATAAATAA
- a CDS encoding ParA family protein, which translates to MKTIVFCSFKGGTGKTTLSLNIGSNLAQYNGKKVLLVDLDPQANLTTGLGIRSTSQYGLDNIFRNTAAIYDVIHSTKIENLDIIPSNILLESLRGINQDVSLTVHHLYLALERVKEKYDVCILDTPPSLGILTQEAFLAATHLVICLTPEPFSILGLQKIKEFCSTVNSGLSLEVLGVVLSFWNERNSTNVTYLNIIESIYKDKILSSKIRRDVALSRALLKETSVSNAYPSSRANKDILSLTKELGNKLFNTQ; encoded by the coding sequence GTGAAAACAATAGTATTTTGCTCGTTTAAAGGAGGGACAGGGAAGACTACTTTATCCCTCAACATTGGAAGTAATCTAGCTCAATATAATGGTAAGAAAGTTTTGCTTGTGGATCTAGATCCACAAGCAAACCTAACCACAGGACTTGGCATAAGATCTACTAGTCAATATGGTCTAGACAATATTTTTAGGAATACTGCTGCTATATATGATGTAATTCACTCAACGAAGATAGAAAATTTGGACATTATTCCTTCAAATATCCTTCTAGAAAGTCTTAGAGGCATTAATCAAGATGTTAGCTTAACAGTGCACCATCTATATTTAGCTTTAGAAAGGGTAAAGGAAAAATATGATGTCTGTATTTTGGATACTCCTCCAAGTTTAGGAATCTTAACTCAAGAAGCATTTCTGGCTGCTACCCATTTAGTAATCTGTTTGACTCCAGAGCCTTTTTCTATATTAGGATTACAAAAAATCAAAGAATTTTGCTCTACAGTTAATTCAGGATTATCTTTAGAAGTTTTAGGAGTGGTTTTGTCTTTTTGGAATGAAAGGAACTCAACTAACGTAACATATCTTAATATTATCGAATCGATATACAAAGATAAGATTTTATCTAGCAAAATACGAAGAGACGTAGCATTAAGCCGTGCTCTTTTAAAGGAAACCTCAGTATCTAATGCATACCCTAGTTCTAGAGCTAATAAGGATATCTTAAGCTTGACAAAAGAATTAGGGAACAAACTTTTTAATACACAGTAA
- a CDS encoding virulence factor, translating to MYNEQSMKNNFIRIVKDVEKDFPELDIKMKVYKERVTFLNSPAELYHKSISVILNLLNQIELSLNLFPNSPVVEELENNSLKLKKALIMLILSRKDMFSKPE from the coding sequence ATGTATAACGAACAAAGCATGAAAAACAATTTCATTAGGATAGTAAAAGACGTCGAAAAAGATTTTCCTGAATTAGATATCAAGATGAAAGTATATAAAGAACGCGTGACTTTTTTAAATTCTCCAGCAGAACTTTACCATAAAAGTATATCTGTTATACTTAACTTGTTGAATCAGATTGAATTATCTTTAAATCTATTTCCTAATTCTCCAGTAGTTGAAGAATTAGAGAACAATAGTTTGAAACTAAAAAAAGCCTTGATCATGCTGATTTTATCAAGAAAAGACATGTTCTCAAAACCAGAATAA
- the pgp3 gene encoding virulence factor Pgp3 produces the protein MGNSGFYLQDTQNSVFADNIRLGQMTTILKKDEIIIGTDALPTVTKFSGSDGITITTDSNSTLPMTTKFSLDMDIISKAVLEKIIDELVSDIVKNITQSLIEEILQRIHTDPIFSFSRAFKTIEINKSIQCNGLFTKENVNTLVGGTEIATFSVVPENPNSMFIICADIVVSRMEGTVVSALVKEGDTKPNAISYGYSAGYPNVCSLRTTVPNITTAPVNFSLRIGGMDSGVVWVNAMPNGDKILDTNTISKIIVLEVIPQTNG, from the coding sequence GAAATTCAGGTTTTTATTTGCAAGATACACAAAACAGTGTTTTCGCCGATAACATACGCCTTGGTCAAATGACTACTATTTTAAAAAAAGACGAAATAATTATTGGCACAGATGCATTGCCTACAGTAACTAAGTTTTCAGGCAGTGATGGGATCACAATCACCACAGATTCGAATTCAACTCTACCCATGACTACTAAATTTTCTTTAGACATGGATATTATTTCCAAAGCCGTCTTAGAAAAGATTATTGATGAATTGGTTTCAGACATCGTAAAAAACATTACACAAAGTCTAATAGAAGAAATTCTTCAACGTATACATACAGACCCAATTTTTAGTTTTTCTAGGGCTTTTAAAACTATCGAAATTAATAAAAGCATTCAATGCAATGGCTTGTTTACTAAAGAAAATGTAAATACGCTTGTTGGTGGAACAGAGATAGCTACATTTTCCGTAGTACCAGAAAATCCTAACAGTATGTTCATCATCTGTGCTGATATTGTAGTCTCTAGAATGGAAGGTACTGTTGTTTCAGCTCTAGTTAAAGAAGGAGATACAAAACCGAATGCTATTAGTTACGGATATTCTGCAGGATACCCTAATGTGTGTTCTTTAAGAACAACCGTTCCAAATATAACAACCGCACCCGTAAATTTTTCACTAAGAATTGGTGGCATGGATAGCGGTGTAGTGTGGGTAAATGCTATGCCAAATGGGGACAAAATTTTGGATACAAATACAATATCTAAAATTATTGTCTTAGAAGTAATACCACAAACAAACGGTTAG